In the Klebsiella aerogenes KCTC 2190 genome, one interval contains:
- the thiP gene encoding thiamine/thiamine pyrophosphate ABC transporter permease ThiP gives MATRRQPLSFGWLIPGGAAACLLVIVALAAFLALWLEAPLAPWQTILSDSYLWHVVRFSFWQAFLSALFSVVPAIFLARALYRRRFPGRTLLLRLCAMTLILPVLVAVFGILSVYGRQGWLAALFHALGWQWDFSPYGLQGILLAHVFFNMPMATRLLLQALENIPGEQRQIAAQLGMRGFVFFRLVEWPWLRRQIPPVAALIFMLCFASFATVLSLGGGPRATTIELAIYQALSFDYDPARAALLAIIQMICCLGLVLLSQRLSKAVAIGASQLQGWRDPDDRLHSRLCDYALIALALLLLLPPLLAVIVDGLNVNLPKVLGQAALWQALWTSLRIALAAGVLSVILTMMLLWSSRELRARNLPLAGQTLELSGMLILAMPGIVLATGFFLLLNNSVGLPESADGIVIFTNALMAIPYALKVLENPMRDIAARYGALCQSLGLQGFNRLRVVEVRALKRPLAQALAFACVLSIGDFGVVALFGNESFRTLPFYLYQQIGSYRSQDGAVTALLLLLLCFILFTLIEKLPGRDAKTQ, from the coding sequence ATGGCAACGCGCCGTCAGCCGCTAAGTTTCGGCTGGCTGATCCCCGGCGGCGCCGCGGCCTGCTTACTGGTCATCGTAGCGCTGGCGGCGTTTCTGGCGCTGTGGCTGGAGGCGCCGCTGGCGCCCTGGCAGACGATCCTCAGCGATAGCTATCTCTGGCACGTCGTACGCTTCTCTTTCTGGCAGGCGTTTTTGTCGGCGCTATTTTCGGTAGTGCCGGCGATATTCCTCGCCCGCGCCCTGTATCGCCGCCGCTTTCCGGGGCGCACGCTGCTGCTGCGCCTGTGCGCGATGACGTTGATCCTGCCGGTACTGGTGGCGGTGTTCGGCATCCTCAGCGTCTATGGCCGCCAGGGGTGGCTCGCCGCGCTGTTCCACGCGCTCGGCTGGCAGTGGGATTTCTCGCCGTATGGCTTACAGGGCATCCTGCTGGCCCATGTGTTCTTTAATATGCCAATGGCGACCCGCCTGCTGCTGCAGGCGCTGGAAAACATCCCCGGCGAACAGCGGCAAATCGCCGCTCAGCTCGGCATGCGCGGTTTCGTCTTCTTCCGTCTTGTGGAATGGCCGTGGCTGCGTCGACAGATCCCACCGGTGGCCGCGCTGATCTTTATGCTGTGCTTCGCAAGTTTTGCCACCGTGCTGTCACTAGGCGGCGGGCCGCGGGCCACCACCATTGAGCTGGCTATCTATCAGGCGCTGAGCTTTGATTACGACCCGGCACGGGCGGCGCTGTTAGCGATTATTCAAATGATCTGCTGCCTTGGGCTGGTGCTGCTGAGCCAGCGCCTGAGCAAAGCCGTGGCTATCGGCGCCAGTCAGTTACAAGGCTGGCGCGACCCCGACGACCGTCTGCATAGTCGCCTGTGTGATTACGCGCTAATCGCGCTCGCTCTGCTGCTGCTGCTTCCGCCGCTACTGGCGGTGATCGTCGATGGTCTCAACGTCAATCTGCCGAAGGTGCTGGGCCAAGCCGCACTATGGCAGGCGCTGTGGACCTCGCTGCGTATCGCCCTCGCCGCCGGTGTGCTCAGCGTCATTCTGACCATGATGCTGCTGTGGAGCAGTCGCGAACTGCGTGCCCGCAACCTGCCGCTGGCCGGGCAGACGCTGGAGCTCAGCGGTATGCTCATCCTCGCCATGCCGGGGATTGTGCTGGCGACCGGTTTCTTCCTGCTGCTCAATAACAGCGTCGGCCTGCCGGAATCCGCCGACGGGATTGTCATCTTTACCAACGCGCTGATGGCTATCCCCTATGCCCTGAAAGTGCTGGAAAATCCAATGCGCGATATTGCCGCCCGCTATGGCGCTTTGTGTCAGTCGTTGGGGCTACAAGGTTTTAACCGGCTGCGGGTGGTGGAGGTGCGGGCGCTGAAACGGCCGCTGGCGCAGGCCCTGGCTTTCGCCTGCGTGCTGTCAATCGGCGACTTCGGCGTGGTGGCGCTATTCGGCAATGAATCTTTCCGCACGCTGCCGTTCTATCTGTATCAGCAGATCGGCTCCTACCGCAGCCAGGACGGCGCGGTCACCGCGCTCCTGCTCCTGTTGCTGTGCTTTATCCTTTTTACTTTGATCGAGAAACTACCGGGACGCGATGCTAAAACTCAATGA